The following are from one region of the Homo sapiens chromosome 6 genomic patch of type FIX, GRCh38.p14 PATCHES HG2072_PATCH genome:
- the TPBG gene encoding trophoblast glycoprotein precursor, translating into MPGGCSRGPAAGDGRLRLARLALVLLGWVSSSSPTSSASSFSSSAPFLASAVSAQPPLPDQCPALCECSEAARTVKCVNRNLTEVPTDLPAYVRNLFLTGNQLAVLPAGAFARRPPLAELAALNLSGSRLDEVRAGAFEHLPSLRQLDLSHNPLADLSPFAFSGSNASVSAPSPLVELILNHIVPPEDERQNRSFEGMVVAALLAGRALQGLRRLELASNHFLYLPRDVLAQLPSLRHLDLSNNSLVSLTYVSFRNLTHLESLHLEDNALKVLHNGTLAELQGLPHIRVFLDNNPWVCDCHMADMVTWLKETEVVQGKDRLTCAYPEKMRNRVLLELNSADLDCDPILPPSLQTSYVFLGIVLALIGAIFLLVLYLNRKGIKKWMHNIRDACRDHMEGYHYRYEINADPRLTNLSSNSDV; encoded by the coding sequence ATGCCTGGGGGGTGCTCCCGGGGCCCCGCCGCCGGGGACGGGCGTCTGCGGCTGGCGCGACTAGCGCTGGTACTCCTGGGCTGGGTCTCCTCGTCTTCTCCCACCTCCTCGgcatcctccttctcctcctcggCGCCGTTCCTGGCTTCCGCCGTGTCCGCCCAGCCCCCGCTGCCGGACCAGTGCCCCGCGCTGTGCGAGTGCTCCGAGGCAGCGCGCACAGTCAAGTGCGTTAACCGCAATCTGACCGAGGTGCCCACGGACCTGCCCGCCTACGTGCGCAACCTCTTCCTTACCGGCAACCAGCTGGCCGTGCTCCCTGCCGGCGCCTTCGCCCGCCGGCCGCCGCTGGCGGAGCTGGCCGCGCTCAACCTCAGCGGCAGCCGCCTGGACGAGGTGCGCGCGGGCGCCTTCGAGCATCTGCCCAGCCTGCGCCAGCTCGACCTCAGCCACAACCCACTGGCCGACCTCAGTCCCTTCGCTTTCTCGGGCAGCAATGCCAGCGTCTCGGCCCCCAGTCCCCTTGTGGAACTGATCCTGAACCACATCGTGCCCCCTGAAGATGAGCGGCAGAACCGGAGCTTcgagggcatggtggtggcggcCCTGCTGGCGGGCCGTGCACTGCAGGGGCTCCGCCGCTTGGAGCTGGCCAGCAACCACTTCCTTTACCTGCCGCGGGATGTGCTGGCCCAACTGCCCAGCCTCAGGCACCTGGACTTAAGTAATAATTCGCTGGTGAGCCTGACCTACGTGTCCTTCCGCAACCTGACACATCTAGAAAGCCTCCACCTGGAGGACAATGCCCTCAAGGTCCTTCACAATGGCACCCTGGCTGAGTTGCAAGGTCTACCCCACATTAGGGTTTTCCTGGACAACAATCCCTGGGTCTGCGACTGCCACATGGCAGACATGGTGACCTGGCTCAAGGAAACAGAGGTAGTGCAGGGCAAAGACCGGCTCACCTGTGCATATCCGGAAAAAATGAGGAATCGGGTCCTCTTGGAACTCAACAGTGCTGACCTGGACTGTGACCCGATTCTTCCCCCATCCCTGCAAACCTCTTATGTCTTCCTGGGTATTGTTTTAGCCCTGATAGGCGCTATTTTCCTCCTGGTTTTGTATTTGAACCGCAAGGGGATAAAAAAGTGGATGCATAACATCAGAGATGCCTGCAGGGATCACATGGAAGGGTATCATTACAGATATGAAATCAATGCGGACCCCAGATTAACGAACCTCAG